In Carassius gibelio isolate Cgi1373 ecotype wild population from Czech Republic chromosome B2, carGib1.2-hapl.c, whole genome shotgun sequence, a single genomic region encodes these proteins:
- the mpz gene encoding myelin protein P0 isoform X1, translated as MPSGLIPFPFHLFSFHHPSLSRNPSHTDLRGEQREIMLSVLALTSVVLLGIASQTTAIVVYTSWERHALVGTDVRLSCSFFSWQWTSPDVTFSWHYRPDGAKEAISIFHYAGGIPYVDTKGPFRDRMEFVGNPSRRDGSILLKNVDFADNGTFTCDAKNPPDIAGSPSHVRLLVFEKVPVQAGVITGAIIGVVLGLLILIVAIYYLMRFLVARRVFSLSMSKHGRKGKGKEGSQQKQALAVTDPAKLKAAASEKKKQESRREKK; from the exons ATGCCCTCTGGTCTCATTCCCTTTCCCTTCCATCTCTTCTCCTTTCACCATCCCTCGCTCTCTCGGAACCCCTCACACACTGACCTGCGGGGAGAACAGAGGGAGATCATGCTGTCTGTACTGGCACTGACGTCCGTGGTGCTCTTGGGCATAG CCTCTCAGACCACGGCTATTGTTGTGTACACAAGCTGGGAGAGACATGCGCTGGTGGGCACAGATGTCAGACTCTCCTGCTCTTTCTTCTCTTGGCAATGGACTTCTCCAGACGTAACCTTCTCATGGCACTACCGTCCAGATGGGGCAAAAGAAGCCATCTCT ATTTTCCACTATGCCGGCGGAATACCCTATGTGGATACCAAAGGCCCGTTCCGGGACCGTATGGAATTTGTGGGGAACCCCAGTCGCCGCGATGGTTCTATCCTTCTAAAGAATGTTGACTTTGCAGACAACGGAACCTTCACCTGTGATGCCAAGAACCCACCTGACATTGCTGGCAGCCCCTCTCACGTTCGACTGCTTGTGTTTGAGAAGG tTCCAGTCCAGGCTGGTGTGATAACAGGAGCAATTATTGGCGTAGTGTTGGGACTGCTGATCCTCATTGTGGCAATTTACTATCTGATGCGTTTCCTGGTGGCCAGACGAGTGTTCAGCTTGAGCATGAG TAAACATGGCAGGAAAGGCAAAGGAAAAGAAGGATCACAGCAAAAACAG GCTTTGGCTGTGACGGATCCGGCCAAGCTTAAAGCGGCAGCGTCTGAGAAGAAGAAACAGGAGTCTCGCAGGGAGAAGAAATAG
- the mpz gene encoding myelin protein P0 isoform X2 — translation MPSGLIPFPFHLFSFHHPSLSRNPSHTDLRGEQREIMLSVLALTSVVLLGIASQTTAIVVYTSWERHALVGTDVRLSCSFFSWQWTSPDVTFSWHYRPDGAKEAISIFHYAGGIPYVDTKGPFRDRMEFVGNPSRRDGSILLKNVDFADNGTFTCDAKNPPDIAGSPSHVRLLVFEKVPVQAGVITGAIIGVVLGLLILIVAIYYLMRFLVARRVFSLSMSKHGRKGKGKEGSQQKQKPKVPLVFISF, via the exons ATGCCCTCTGGTCTCATTCCCTTTCCCTTCCATCTCTTCTCCTTTCACCATCCCTCGCTCTCTCGGAACCCCTCACACACTGACCTGCGGGGAGAACAGAGGGAGATCATGCTGTCTGTACTGGCACTGACGTCCGTGGTGCTCTTGGGCATAG CCTCTCAGACCACGGCTATTGTTGTGTACACAAGCTGGGAGAGACATGCGCTGGTGGGCACAGATGTCAGACTCTCCTGCTCTTTCTTCTCTTGGCAATGGACTTCTCCAGACGTAACCTTCTCATGGCACTACCGTCCAGATGGGGCAAAAGAAGCCATCTCT ATTTTCCACTATGCCGGCGGAATACCCTATGTGGATACCAAAGGCCCGTTCCGGGACCGTATGGAATTTGTGGGGAACCCCAGTCGCCGCGATGGTTCTATCCTTCTAAAGAATGTTGACTTTGCAGACAACGGAACCTTCACCTGTGATGCCAAGAACCCACCTGACATTGCTGGCAGCCCCTCTCACGTTCGACTGCTTGTGTTTGAGAAGG tTCCAGTCCAGGCTGGTGTGATAACAGGAGCAATTATTGGCGTAGTGTTGGGACTGCTGATCCTCATTGTGGCAATTTACTATCTGATGCGTTTCCTGGTGGCCAGACGAGTGTTCAGCTTGAGCATGAG TAAACATGGCAGGAAAGGCAAAGGAAAAGAAGGATCACAGCAAAAACAG AAACCAAAAGTTCCCCTGGTGTTCATCTCCTTCTAA
- the mpz gene encoding myelin protein P0 isoform X3 yields MPSGLIPFPFHLFSFHHPSLSRNPSHTDLRGEQREIMLSVLALTSVVLLGIASQTTAIVVYTSWERHALVGTDVRLSCSFFSWQWTSPDVTFSWHYRPDGAKEAISIFHYAGGIPYVDTKGPFRDRMEFVGNPSRRDGSILLKNVDFADNGTFTCDAKNPPDIAGSPSHVRLLVFEKVPVQAGVITGAIIGVVLGLLILIVAIYYLMRFLVARRVFSLSMSKHGRKGKGKEGSQQKQAGPLK; encoded by the exons ATGCCCTCTGGTCTCATTCCCTTTCCCTTCCATCTCTTCTCCTTTCACCATCCCTCGCTCTCTCGGAACCCCTCACACACTGACCTGCGGGGAGAACAGAGGGAGATCATGCTGTCTGTACTGGCACTGACGTCCGTGGTGCTCTTGGGCATAG CCTCTCAGACCACGGCTATTGTTGTGTACACAAGCTGGGAGAGACATGCGCTGGTGGGCACAGATGTCAGACTCTCCTGCTCTTTCTTCTCTTGGCAATGGACTTCTCCAGACGTAACCTTCTCATGGCACTACCGTCCAGATGGGGCAAAAGAAGCCATCTCT ATTTTCCACTATGCCGGCGGAATACCCTATGTGGATACCAAAGGCCCGTTCCGGGACCGTATGGAATTTGTGGGGAACCCCAGTCGCCGCGATGGTTCTATCCTTCTAAAGAATGTTGACTTTGCAGACAACGGAACCTTCACCTGTGATGCCAAGAACCCACCTGACATTGCTGGCAGCCCCTCTCACGTTCGACTGCTTGTGTTTGAGAAGG tTCCAGTCCAGGCTGGTGTGATAACAGGAGCAATTATTGGCGTAGTGTTGGGACTGCTGATCCTCATTGTGGCAATTTACTATCTGATGCGTTTCCTGGTGGCCAGACGAGTGTTCAGCTTGAGCATGAG TAAACATGGCAGGAAAGGCAAAGGAAAAGAAGGATCACAGCAAAAACAG GCCGGCCCCCTAAAGTAG